The Amyelois transitella isolate CPQ chromosome 7, ilAmyTran1.1, whole genome shotgun sequence genomic sequence AGGTGTACTTAGGGATAGcctgaaaaattaaaacagtgtCGTTAAATCCTGCCTTGGCTTCTCCCATTGGTGACTTAAAGTTCAATTTtacaaatagaatttttaaaatgcaaGCCaaggaatttaaaatataaattgaattttagttcttaagtaaattgattgattgccatgtggttcccggcaccaatacaaaaaataatgggaccactccatctctttcccatggatgtcgtaaaaggcgactaagggatagggttacatactttggattcttttttaggcgatgggctagcaacctgtcactatttgaatctcaattctatcttaaagccaaatagctgaacgtggcctgtcggtctttacaagactgttggctctgtctaccccgcaaggaatatagacgtgattatatgtatgtatgtatgtaaattgatcATGGAAAGACACAAATGTCAGAAAGCGGACACATTGACCCAAAGCATAGCAACGGAGGATATAGCCTGCGCTGCAAAAATGAAACACTGATAGCTGGCTCAAACGTTTGACATCAGATAGAGTTACATAACGttacattaaacattttattgagaCAGTCCATTTTCCTATGAAAAAAGTGTATAATGAACAACAATGTACTTTTAGGTCAGCATATACCTTATCTTTATTCCATTAACATTAAAGCATAGAAACAACTTCAATTTAATGTACAAATTCTTATATAAGTCATGTCTCATGCATGACATAAGAATAAATCAGAATCTTGTATAcgataatgtatttaaaataaccaaTTAAAAGAGATAACATGCAATTTGTACCAAGTATATTACAATTGCAAATGACCTGAGGTATACCAATGTAATAAAGCTAAagagatttttatttgcttattaGTTTTAGTAAAATTGCAAAGAAGTTTAGGTAAGCAGTCTTTTATGTGCCACTTCCACATATAACGTCCATTATAATAGACCTCGAAAACAATCTGGAATAGAGTTAGTGAGTATTATGTTTGCTCCAATTTAAAAAGCAGCCATCAATCGACAATTTCTAAAATTTGTAAGAAACACCAcccgaaataaaatatatgtactcaCATAATAGTCATCATGATCATCTTTAGATTCCTCGTGGTGACTTTGAGATGCTTCGCCCTGTCCATAAGATTGTTGATGTTCAAGATGAACAGGAACATGTTGTACTTCAACAGGAGGAATCGGAATAGGAACAGGCCGTAAGTCTATATGTGGAATGCTAACTTGAACTGCTGGGGTGTGCTGAACTTGAACTGAATGTTGAACTTGTGCAGTAGGAGGTTGAATTTGTTGGACTTGTTGAACTGGATATTGTATGTGTTGAACTGGAGGCGCGGGAACAAATCTTTGGAGAGGAATCTGTTGAATTACAACATGGCGAGGAGGAGCAGGAGAGGACACGTCGATTATGTTCTCATGCACGGGTGCTGGGTTCTTTGGTGCCGGTTGAGgacgaataaaataattctttatatcgccaaaattatatttagcgTGCTGAGGAGGCCCTTGAGATGCTGTGGAAACTGGTTTAGGAGCAGATACTTCCTGAATAGGCACAAACTGCGGTGCTGGCTCGAAGTAATGACGTGAATCCGCTTGCTTAGGTGCATCGTGTGTAATCACAGTGTTTATTGAATAAGTTTGATGATGTTCTTGACAATTTGCAACTGTCAATATGGCCAGCACAAAcacctaaaaataaacaagagttaaatttcatacatttaaaataaatcttatttaaacatttcatAATGTATTACCTTTACCAACATTGTGCTGTTTtccttttgaacgctttgagAAACTGGCCCGAAGTGAAATGAGTACTTTCAATTTTATACTTCGATACAAATTGGCCCCCAGGTTCGATCCAGTTTTACGTGTGGTATTTTTATGAAGACAGAACAAATCTGGTTCATGTGCAACGGAATGAGTAATCCGATATTTGAGTACCACATTCCATATCTcacgttttattttgttcaaagCAGTCCAAGCAAGGGCTTATGTAGGTCGAGtagcttaaaataaattacgtatTTCATTAAGATAAGAATGATTATAGGACCTTATTTACGAATGCTATTTTTCGTTAATGGAGAATCATATTTCGAATAGTTATGGTAAaaagagcttgcatgaagagagttatgaatgtggatgaagcgaaggaagtatgcagagatcgtggcaagtggatagatATAGTCTCAGccaacccctccgggaaaaaggcgtgattttatgtatgtttgtatgtatgttatggtGCTCACGTGTCCCAGTCAAATAAAGCAGTTTCTTACAAGTTTGGTATACTTAAGGCGCTTAACAACAAAGTGAGACTTGTAAGTATTGTTGCCTTTTACACTTCAGgaaatctttatattttatttttaagttgccacaagtttttatcattaaggccAGATTCAGATTTGTGTCAATGTACGGAGAAACTTGCATAATTTTCTGATAATATTCAGTAAACTGTGGCAATGTCACACTGTCTCTGAGTACCTAGGCTTTTTTACGAAACCGTTACAAGCACACAGGTTCGTGAATATTTTAAGTGCCAATGTTTAGTGAAATCTAATATTGCCTTGGCCACCCTTGTTATTGATATAAAAGACATTTAGGCGTACTGAATTGTATCAGTTATCTATTGAACTGAGGAACATTAGgacaaacattaaaatgtattctaaggtaataattatgaacattgtttacttataataaaatgaaaataatttaatcggAAGGCGACCCAAGGCCTCGAAGGAACAGCGTGGGAAGTACAACcggaacaaaataataaaatttaaaaataaattctggTTTCTCCTTAAAGAGTCTGGTGGAAACTCAGGTGTCGGGATCTCAACGGCTATTATAATTCAGTGCCTTAGCCTATGTTGCAATATTAACCCGAGCTCTCCTGGGCTTTCGTGCTTTACGAAGTGTATCTATAAAACAATGGAAACTCTTATTTTATGGGCAAACCTTTTGGTATTCTATTGCAAATAATTTCCAGGTCTGCTAATTATCTCTTATAGCACCGTCATTGTATTCAAAAAACCTAAAAAACTGGTAAACTTACGATAATTTTTCAGGTGTTGTGCATCGCCGCTCTAGTGGCAGTCGTGTCAGCTCAATATGGGCATGGTGGACATGGTCACGGGTTCTCTTCCCAGCACATTTCCAAGCACGACGGTCCCGCTGAAGTCGTCCATGTCCACGGCCACGATGGCCATGGTCATGACCACGGACATGCCATTGACTATTATGTAAGTAATCCAAATACTTTAAAGAATATGTAagtaatcaaaattaatagataagtaagtaaatgaaaGTTTCAGTAGCTcagaaatgaatttttttcaaaaaaaatctcattatGAAATGGCCTGAAAAAGGCAGTACAAAATGTTTGACTACACTGAGTTGGATCCCTGATCAAGTCTTAAACAGGATCAGGAATGACGGACAGACCTAAAGTAtgggtaataaaaataaattttcactgTGTTTACGTCCTTTAAAGTAGCCTATTTCTCTTCACAGACCTATCCCAAGTACGAGTTCGAATACAAAGTGTCAGATCCTCATACCGGTGACCACAAGAGCCAGCATGAGATCCGTGATGGTGACCACGTGAAGGGCTACTACTCCCTGCACGAGCCTGATGGTTCTGAGAGGGTTGTCCACTACCATGGTGATAAGCACAGCGGGTAAGCCTTCAAAGCGTCCCAAAATTTCTTCCTTAGGAGAAGCCGAACCTCTTAATAATTAACCTACTAAACTAATCAAGTCAAAAATTATCTCTCGTTTATGTGTGTTCTCGATTGCAGCTCAACTGTTAGGCTTCGAAAAATAGGGCCCACAAAAACTAATGAAAATAGACAAGACGTAGATACAAACTTATAATCGTTTAcctaatttcattttttgtgaatttttaaaggtcttaatttataaatagaaaataatttttgaagtaGCTAAAGATCAAACTgtcacaaattaattattaagaaaatccAACCTCGTATGGGTACAAGGTTCGATAAATatgatcaatttatttatttatgtttttttcattatttttgtttcagtttCCACGCGACTGTAAAACACAGTACCCACCACATTGTACCTGTAAAACATCATTAATGAActgaaataatgaaatgttaaattttaccACTCTgtgattttgtaaatatactttttatacatttataaatgaaataaattattattttgtacataacttgcaagttttttttgtacaactagttaattattaaattctataAATCGATTTTCCTTCAGTTAAATGGCCATGGCCTTTGAGTTTCCTGACTTTTAACTCTGTTTCTtccccgcaagtgataaagacgtgaaataTGTCagtgaattttaataatcacTATTCACCCTTCTGTTTGCATTTCAATAATTCTgattcaatataaattaatattaaggaACGAAGACACTTTTAAAAAGCCCACCGAGTATCCCATCATAAAATATCGGTCTAACGGTTTAGCCGTGAAagcattacatacaaaaaatacttttaatttataatgaaacagacaatttaaaacaattctgACTTTAGCTGCCTGATTTAAACAGACGAGTAAAAAAGACTTTCCGTCCGTCCGTTTGACGTATTAACAAATCATTAATTGAATTACAAAATACTTTTGAACAAAGGGCCACTGTTAACTGTCGAAAAATCTCATTACCATACTAAAtgcagtaataaataattacaacataaaaaaaaatatatacgttaTATGCAATGCGTATAAAGAAACgtggttctattttaatttacttttacaatagGGTATGATTTCGCAAATTTCAATCAGATTGACGGTGCGAGCTACTACGTAGCGCCCATTGCAATCTTAGTTATAAAAGGTAATGGGAGTGGTAAGTTATGATTGAGAATATGTCACCGCATCTAGTGGTAATTACGATTATCAATATTACACATTACTGCAGTAGGCTTCCAAAAGAAGTAACCATAGTGACGTCGATGGCTTTGCCGTATTATATCTGCTTTGAAATAGATAAAAACATGATTCTCGCCGATTGTCTATCTTAATCATTTTCCTCTTGGCGTGAATCCCGGATACATCCTCTCTGGAGAAGATTCCGTGGTGTGCCTTCTGACCATGATCGTGGATTAAGAAAGTCGGGTTGTTAAGGTCACAGGAAACGACCTACGTCTGACCACCACAACATTTGCCGGAGAACCTTAACCATATTAGATTATGCTTAAAGATGCACTCGATGAATTCAACAGGAGCattcatctatttttttagtagTAATATAGTATCGCTAAGCTATTCCgatgaacgtgaccttttatTATGTTGACTCCGGTCGCCCTGCatgggatgaagacgtgatatcAACACTATATGTCTTTTTATCTCTTATAATGGAATGGTTCCCATTTGCACCTATCGCCACTCTTCTGGGCTTTAGGTCTGCTTTCCAAATTTTTACCCAATTACAGCCAAgcaagaaacaaaaaagaaaagaatgaaCCTTGGTTACagttctttttcttttcacttTTTCTGGTCTACGTCTTCAGTTCATTCAAGTCAGTATGCATATCGTCTTTCGCGACACAAACGTGATAATGTAGTATACAAACATCTTAAAACTTTGCGCTAGCTCATATAAATTAAGATGCAATTTGTCCGGTATCTATTCATTTATACCTACTCTTTATAATTGAGTCCACCTGGTATACATTTTCCGtgcataaacaaaaaaataattaacagtaTAACAAATTGTAACgtaggtaaaaaaaacttgCTATGCGTTATTTTATCGTATAACGCAAATAATAGTGTCGAGGTCATGGTTGTGAATTAGAATAAGAGTTTAAAAAAGACGGTCAAGTGCAAACATTGATTTCAcagtttgtattttatgttccAGCCGTGTTCCATACCATCAATTATATGTTACTAGGTTAAAATACCAGCGTTAcccaaagttttattttattgataaatttcaattaaatcttTTAGATTTATACTAATTAAAACTGCTCATAGGAATCGCTCCATGTTAAACTCACTCAACAAACCGGGATAATTGCCAAAATTAAGGTTATTTATAGGAATTATTTATCacctttttaataaacttttatttcttatataattATGCCATATGACATGTCACGAGCATCTGTTTGTTCATTGATAAAAACTCCAAAGATTCTGAAACcgtaacacaaataaaaattgagaatggttcgtattaatatttttgtttctaatgATTTTCA encodes the following:
- the LOC106132052 gene encoding uncharacterized protein LOC106132052 yields the protein MLVKVFVLAILTVANCQEHHQTYSINTVITHDAPKQADSRHYFEPAPQFVPIQEVSAPKPVSTASQGPPQHAKYNFGDIKNYFIRPQPAPKNPAPVHENIIDVSSPAPPRHVVIQQIPLQRFVPAPPVQHIQYPVQQVQQIQPPTAQVQHSVQVQHTPAVQVSIPHIDLRPVPIPIPPVEVQHVPVHLEHQQSYGQGEASQSHHEESKDDHDDYYAIPKYTYEYKVEDPNTHDNKYQHETRDGDVVKGVYSLHEPDGSVRTVEYSSDKITGFNAYVKNSAVTKHIEPHHH
- the LOC106132042 gene encoding cuticle protein 19-like, coding for MYSKVLCIAALVAVVSAQYGHGGHGHGFSSQHISKHDGPAEVVHVHGHDGHGHDHGHAIDYYTYPKYEFEYKVSDPHTGDHKSQHEIRDGDHVKGYYSLHEPDGSERVVHYHGDKHSG